One stretch of Punica granatum isolate Tunisia-2019 chromosome 5, ASM765513v2, whole genome shotgun sequence DNA includes these proteins:
- the LOC116208537 gene encoding thioredoxin-like 3-3 has product MAGSGEDNLMKGLEELAGVELPANRHGNLRVASTDQSLTQIMGEIKSSKKPAVINYGASWCRVCSQILPSFCKLGNKFPKLSFVYADIDECPEATQHIRYTPTFHFYRDGERVDEMFGAGEERLHDRLWLHS; this is encoded by the exons ATGGCGGGCAGCGGGGAGGACAACTTGATGAAAGGACTTGAGGAGCTCGCCGGAGTTGAGTTACCGGCGAACCGACACGGCAACCTCAGAGTCGCCTCCACCGACCAGAGCCTGACCCAAATTATGGGCGAAATCAAGTCATCCAAGAAACCC GCAGTGATCAACTATGGCGCCTCCTG GTGTAGAGTATGCAGCCAAATCCTCCCATCATTCTGCAAATTGGGCAACAAGTTCCCGAAGCTGTCTTTCGTGTATGCAGATATCGATGAGTGCCCCGAAGCGACTCAGCACATCCGTTACACCCCGACCTTCCATTTCTACCGGGACGGGGAGAGGGTCGATGAGATGTTTGGAGCTGGGGAAGAGCGGCTTCATGATCGGCTGTGGTTGCATTCTTGA
- the LOC116208534 gene encoding FAD synthase gives MEIDKAIQGSDDRRLKTKYDNAVYVIRRALALYSTEEIAFSFNGGKDSTVLLHLLRAGYFLHNTEKSCSNGEVADFPIRTIYFESSSAFPEINSFTYDTAKMYGLKVDVIRTDFKSGLEALIKTNPIRAIFLGVRIGDPTAVGQEQFSPSSPGWPPFMRVNPILDWSYRDVWAFLLTCKVPYCSLYDQGYTSIGSVYDTVPNSLLCASNPSGGEKFRPAYLLSDGRLERAGRLKKFSSHACVNNRAVSNGNSIACPVDGSTLTASVIAVGDEILSGTVEDQLQLLLCRKLHSIGWLVSQSLVVRNDIDSVAEEVEQRISSNDMVFMYGGIGPLHSDVTLAGVAKAFGVRLAPDEEFEEYLRHLIGDKCTGDHNEMALLPEGITELLHHERLPVPLIKCQNVIILTATNAAELNEQWECLIELTESTGLQLKEPFVIKEVTATTSDVEAAQPLSKLCLEFPDIFIACHRKSRYGALFVSFKGKDEARVDSAIEALRKKLPVGSMPERSSQ, from the exons ATGGAGATCGATAAAGCAATCCAAGGAAGTGATGACAGGAGGCTGAAGACCAAGTACGATAATGCCGTTTATGTGATTCGAAGAGCCTTGGCTCTCTACTC CACTGAGGAGATTGCCTTCAGCTTCAATGGAGGAAAAGATTCAACT GTTTTGCTGCACTTGCTGAGAGCGGGCTATTTTTTGCACAATACTGAGAAGAGTTGTTCTAATGGAGAAGTGGCAGATTTTCCAATTCGAACAATTTACTTTGAGAGCTCCTCTGCTTTTCCTGAAATCAACTCATTTACCTACGACACAGCCAAAAT GTATGGTCTTAAAGTTGATGTCATTCGGACGGATTTTAAGTCTGGTTTGGAGGCTCTAATAAAGACAAATCCAATCAGAGCTATTTTTCTTGGTGTTAGAATTGGTGATCCTACTGCG GTAGGGCAAGAACAATTCTCCCCAAGCTCGCCTGGTTGGCCTCCTTTTATGAGAGTGAATCCTATATTGGATTGGTCATACAG AGATGTGTGGGCGTTCCTACTGACATGCAAAGTGCCTTACTGTAGTCTTTATGATCAAGG ATACACTTCAATTGGAAGTGTGTATGATACAGTTCCAAATTCACTATTGTGTGCGAGTAATCCAAGTGGCGGGGAAAAGTTCCGACCTGCATATCTGCTCTCAGATGGAAGACTAGAAAGGGCTGGGAGACTGAAGAAGTTCTCTTCACATGCTTGTGTAAATAACCGTGCTGTTAGTAATGGAAATAGCATTGCATGTCCGGTGGATGGTAGCACACTGACAGCCTCAGTTATCGCTGTTGGGGATGAGATTTT ATCCGGCACTGTTGAGGATCAATTGCAGCTTCTGCTATGTAGAAAGCTTCATTCCATTGGTTGGCTAGTGTCCCAGAGTTTGGTCGTGCGCAATGAT ATAGATTCAGTGGCTGAAGAAGTGGAGCAACGAATATCGTCCAATGATATG GTTTTCATGTATGGAGGAATTGGGCCATTACATTCTGATGTAACCTTAGCAGGTGTTGCAAAGGCCTTTGGTGTTCGTTTG GCACCTGATGAAGAATTTGAAGAATATCTCAGGCATCTGATTGGTGATAAATGTACTGGCGATCACAATGAG ATGGCTCTGTTGCCTGAAGGTATCACTGAATTGCTGCACCATGAAAGGCTCCCTGTGCCTCTG ATAAAGTGCCAAAACGTAATCATCCTCACTGCAACAAATGCTGCTGAGCTGAATGAACAGTGGGAGTGCTTGATCGAGCTCACAGAATCCACTGGACTTCAGCTCAAGGAACCATTTGTAATCAAGGAAGTCACAGCAACCACCTCAGAT GTGGAGGCTGCTCAACCTCTGTCTAAGCTTTGCCTTGAATTTCCTGACATTTTCATCG CGTGTCATCGGAAATCCCGATACGGAGCTCTCTTTGTCAGTTTCAAGGGCAAG GACGAGGCTCGTGTCGACTCAGCAATAGAGGCACTGCGCAAGAAACTCCCTGTGGGGTCGATGCCTGAGCGGTCGAGTCAGTAA
- the LOC116208532 gene encoding pentatricopeptide repeat-containing protein At5g66520-like has translation MQLREGRSLLLLTETCKSLRHAYQIHAQIVVNGLQRHLYSLSKIFSFFALFGCPESLGHARLIFSGTKSPNVFMWNTMIRAHSLSELHHEAVLLYPAMVAKARDLPNNFTFTFLLNSCARLAAPGPGFQIYGHVIKLGFEPDIFIRNALMHFCCSSGLADCARKLFEESSARDLVSYNTMISGMAQMCKPHAALSLFQEMSDSGIWPDEFTFVALCSACSGLNDHGLAKQIHNLVYRYLGFVDCSSGAHLVGSVIDLYTKCGEMDMARKVFSAFQPVKSLPALSSMVSGYARAGKVELARQIFDRVNKRDTILWTAIISGYSQAGRYDEALELYKEMEKSGLKPDQVTLVAVLSACAGLGALTVGERINNQSLRARFFGRDAILVTAVVDMYAKCGKIESALEIFRDVPDSQRTTHLFNAMITGLAQHGLGETAVSVFREMESTKVRPDEVTFTGLLCACSHSGLVEEGRSLFKLMSEFYGINPQMQHYCCMVDLLGRDGKLDDAHDFIRTMPFEANSVIWRSLLGSCKLHGNVEMGKIASAKLLELEPDHGARYVLLSNILATTKQWEEAGRVRKGMEQRGIQKPPGWSYIEISNGTVHQFTASNYRSHPQKEEIASKLRDMNSRLRTAGYAPSTVDVVFDVDEEEKETIVSHHSEKLALAFGLLNSGPGEVLQIMKNLRICGDCHLAFKLLSKAYAREIIVRDTARFHHFRNGLCSCKDFW, from the coding sequence ATGCAACTCAGGGAAGGTCGTTCCCTGTTGCTGCTGACAGAGACCTGCAAGTCCCTCCGACATGCTTACCAAATCCATGCCCAGATCGTCGTCAATGGCCTCCAACGCCACCTCTATTCCCTCAGCAAgatcttctctttctttgcgCTATTTGGCTGCCCGGAAAGTCTCGGTCATGCCCGTCTCATCTTCTCAGGGACCAAATCCCCCAACGTGTTCATGTGGAACACCATGATCAGGGCCCACTCTCTGAGCGAGCTTCATCACGAAGCAGTCCTTCTCTACCCGGCCATGGTTGCTAAGGCAAGAGATTTGCCCAACAACTTCACCTTCACGTTCTTGCTCAACTCCTGCGCGAGGTTGGCGGCCCCTGGTCCCGGGTTCCAGATATATGGCCACGTGATAAAACTTGGGTTCGAACCGGATATCTTTATAAGGAACGCTTTGATGCATTTCTGCTGTAGTTCCGGGCTTGCAGACTGTGCACGGAAACTGTTTGAGGAAAGTTCTGCTAGAGATCTTGTCTCCTATAATACCATGATCAGCGGGATGGCCCAAATGTGCAAGCCTCATGCTGCTCTGTCACTTTTCCAGGAGATGTCGGATTCGGGTATTTGGCCTGATGAGTTCACTTTCGTTGCTTTGTGTTCGGCTTGCTCGGGGCTAAATGATCATGGGCTCGCGAAACAGATTCATAATTTGGTCTATAGGTACTTGGGGTTCGTTGATTGTAGTAGTGGTGCTCACTTGGTAGGTTCTGTCATTGATTTGTACACTAAATGCGGGGAAATGGATATGGCCCGAAAGGTTTTTAGCGCCTTCCAACCAGTTAAAAGCTTACCCGCTTTGAGTTCTATGGTTTCTGGCTATGCTCGAGCTGGAAAAGTTGAGCTTGCCAGACAGATTTTCGACCGGGTGAATAAAAGAGACACGATTTTGTGGACAGCAATTATTAGTGGTTATTCTCAGGCAGGGCGATACGATGAGGCTCTTGAGCTATATAAGGAGATGGAAAAGTCTGGCCTAAAGCCAGATCAGGTTACCCTGGTCGCTGTTCTCTCTGCATGTGCTGGGCTGGGAGCTCTCACTGTGGGTGAGAGGATTAATAATCAGAGCTTGAGGGCCAGATTCTTCGGCCGTGATGCAATCCTAGTAACAGCTGTTGTTGATATGTATGCAAAGTGTGGGAAAATAGAGTCTGCTTTGGAAATCTTCAGGGATGTACCGGACAGTCAGAGGACCACTCATCTGTTCAATGCCATGATCACGGGCCTTGCTCAGCATGGGCTCGGCGAGACTGCTGTATCAGTTTTCAGAGAAATGGAATCAACCAAAGTAAGGCCTGATGAAGTTACATTCACTGGGTTGCTTTGTGCTTGCAGTCACAGTGGACTAGTAGAAGAGGGTCGGAGCCTGTTCAAGTTGATGTCTGAATTTTACGGCATTAACCCACAAATGCAACACTACTGTTGCATGGTTGACCTCCTCGGTCGAGATGGGAAGTTAGACGATGCTCATGACTTCATTCGCACAATGCCATTTGAAGCAAACTCAGTTATTTGGAGGTCTCTTCTGGGATCTTGCAAGCTTCATGGGAATGTGGAGATGGGCAAGATTGCAAGCGCCAAGCTTCTCGAATTGGAACCTGATCATGGGGCCCGATATGTTTTACTGTCTAACATTCTTGCAACCACAAAGCAGTGGGAGGAGGCTGGGCGAGTGAGAAAGGGAATGGAACAGCGAGGGATACAGAAACCCCCGGGTTGGAGCTATATTGAAATATCGAATGGGACTGTCCATCAATTTACTGCAAGTAATTACAGGTCGCATCCGCAGAAGGAAGAGATTGCGTCAAAGCTCAGGGACATGAACAGTCGATTGAGAACCGCTGGGTATGCTCCTAGCACGGTCGATGTGGTGTTTGATGTAGacgaggaggagaaggagacGATTGTTTCTCACCACAGCGAGAAGCTAGCATTAGCTTTCGGACTGCTAAACTCGGGCCCTGGGGAGGTTCTGCAAATAATGAAGAACCTTAGGATCTGCGGGGACTGTCACTTGGCCTTCAAGCTTCTGTCCAAGGCCTACGCGAGAGAGATCATCGTGAGGGACACGGCTAGATTCCATCATTTTAGGAATGGATTGTGCTCTTGCAAAGATTTCTGGTGA
- the LOC116209439 gene encoding probable xyloglucan endotransglucosylase/hydrolase protein 32: MGLVLVPSLLKMVTLLVVIIPSLTNAERPPSPGYWPSSRFRSMSFYQGFRNLWGPQHQRADQNALTIWLDSTSGSGFKSVKPFQSGYFGASIRLQPGYTAGVITAFYLSNSEAHPGYHDEVDIEFLGTTFGKPYTLQTNVYIRGSGDGKIIGREMKFYLWFDPTQHFHHYAILWSPKEIIFLVDDVPIRRYPRKSDATFPLRPMWLYGSIWDASSWATEDGKYKADYRYQPFVARYTNFKASGCSAYAPAWCHPVSASPFRSGGLSRQQYRAMRWVQSRRLIYNYCRDPKRDHSLTPECWQ, encoded by the exons ATGGGTCTCGTTCTGGTTCCTTCGCTGCTTAAGATGGTGACTCTTCTAGTAGTCATCATTCCATCTCTGACCAATGCCGAGAGGCCTCCGTCGCCGGGTTACTGGCCGAGCTCAAGGTTCCGGTCAATGAGCTTCTACCAGGGGTTCCGGAACCTTTGGGGCCCTCAGCACCAGAGAGCGGACCAAAATGCACTCACTATCTGGCTCGATAGCACTTCAG GAAGCGGGTTCAAGTCAGTTAAGCCATTCCAGTCCGGTTACTTCGGTGCCTCCATCAGGCTTCAGCCCGGCTACACCGCTGGAGTCATAACTGCATTTTAC TTATCGAACAGCGAGGCGCACCCGGGGTACCACGACGAGGTGGACATAGAGTTCCTGGGAACGACATTTGGGAAGCCATACACATTGCAAACGAATGTGTACATAAGGGGCAGCGGGGATGGAAAAATAATCGGGAGGGAGATGAAATTCTATCTCTGGTTCGATCCAACTCAGCACTTCCACCATTATGCAATTCTCTGGAGCCCAAAAGAGATCAT ATTCCTGGTCGATGATGTGCCCATAAGGAGGTACCCCAGAAAGAGCGACGCGACGTTTCCCTTGAGGCCTATGTGGCTCTACGGGTCCATATGGGACGCCTCGTCATGGGCAACGGAAGACGGTAAATACAAGGCGGATTACAGGTACCAACCTTTTGTTGCGAGGTACACCAACTTCAAAGCTAGCGGCTGCTCGGCCTACGCCCCTGCCTGGTGCCACCCCGTGTCGGCCTCCCCTTTCCGGTCAGGTGGGCTGAGCCGCCAGCAATACAGGGCCATGAGGTGGGTCCAGTCTCGGCGCCTAATCTACAATTACTGCAGGGACCCCAAGAGAGACCATTCCCTAACACCAGAGTGCTGGCAGTGA